Within Dictyostelium discoideum AX4 chromosome 4 chromosome, whole genome shotgun sequence, the genomic segment attaaagaaatttataGAGAAACATTCATTGAATCAAATTATACTTTATCAAAATGTCATTTCACTTTTGATTTCATTAGAAAATATAAtccaacaaaaattaaaatttcaacaacTTATatgtattttataaatttaaaatatttaaataatttatttatttcaaataataataagagtaataataaaattaaatcaattaaatttaaaaatcacAAAActccaattaattttttaaattttttatttaataaagaaggaaatgaaataaaatcattaacaGTCGAATTTGAtccaaataaaatcaattttgaAGAAAAgttttatgattttttaataggaaataataattttaaaaataataaaattgctttaaaaaaattaattataaatgaatataattCATGTTGTTCAAcaaatgaaatcaattgGAGTAATAATCCAActtattttattgaaaatattttaaaattaaataaatcaattaattcaattggttttaatatttttcaaattaaagattatgaaactttatcaccattaaagcaaatttcaaatattaaaaaaatatattcaaatgaaaattcatttcAAGTAATTTATGAACATTGTTtagaaaattcaaatattaaagaattaatagtTGAATTAACTTCAATTAatccaattaattttaagaataaaattttattaccattaaaaactataactttattcaaaacaaaattaaaacaattatcacTCTATTCGGtaacttttaaatttcaaaattataatgattatttaaaagattcaTTCAATCAagaattagaattattatttaaagaaattttaattttaaaatcaatttattttaaaataaaaattaaaaaataattattattatttttattattattattactaaatttagttttagttttattactacttattttatttatttttatttataagaatattttttttttaatttttttttttttttattttattttatttttttatttatttattggtgttttaaaaaattgaatggTGAATGTATTGTTacaaatttgataattttggtaaatcaacccattgatttaaaattaaatcactCAAAGTTTTACCATGACGATCTATTCTTCTACTAACACAAACACCACCATCTAAagcattatttaaaactatatTTAATGAAGAGATACCAGGAAGACTATAAATTGAAATATCGGGCTCGCCTCTTAAAAGATTTCCATAAATCTTTGAAACCCATTCTTTTGTAACTACCTTTTTAATTCGATCGAAATCTTTTATATCATATGGAATCAAACTAACATTGGTAGTATCTCCTTTATCTCCACTTCTTGAATGacaaatattatataataaaactttaccattattattactattattattattattattattactattactactattattattattgtttttattacaCCTATTAAATCTAAAACCTTTACTATACgttattatattttgatttttaattgttttaaattcatttataaatatatctaaatcattattattattattgtttattattttatacccattatttatactatttaaattattattattattattattattattattattattattattattattattattattttgaaatataaatgtattccaatttattttttctcttggtattaattgtttaactAATCTaacatcttttttaataccaaatgcgaaaccaccaccaccagcaGGACCACATAAACCTAAACCTTGTAATTCCATACCTAATGCTTCGGCATCCtctttattttgaaataatcCATCTAATCTTAATCTTACTTCTGGTGgatattgattattaaattgttgaaaatttttaatatttatatcgttattattactattattattattattattattatcattattattattattattatcattattactattattattatttaataatttttcaattgaaattggtggATAAGAAAAGTTTGAACCATGTGGAAAATATAAACTATTATAACCAAGTAAATAACTAAAAACATCATTCATTATACCTTTTTTCCTAGATTCCATCCAatgatatattaatttatttgccCAATAAGCTCTCTCTACACAACCTAATCCACCATAACTAACTTCTGCCCATGCTTTAAATCCTGCATTCCTTGCAACTAATCTTAATAATGTTTTTGGTCTTTGGGTACCAATTGCTCCTCTTGCAATCACTGAATTCTCTGAAATTGGTATAAATTCAACTTTACTAAAATCTACAATTGCATCTGgctaaatatatatatatataattggaaattttaaaattagtatattatttatctgtatatttattaaccatatatatatatatatatatatatatatatatatatatatatatataatacaaACAGTTATATATTCTTTTGGATTACCAATTTCATAAGTTAATTGTTGTTTACAAGTTCTTTCAGATAattcaccaccactacctTCAACTTTACCCAATATGATACGACCATTACAATCGATATCACAAAATGGTAAAGAAAGGtttaataaatcttcaaATTTCATATCTCTTCCCAATGGATGAGCAAAATAACCACCTGTTAAATGACATGCACATTCCAATAAATGACCTGCCAATGTTGCTTGTGCTATTAAATTCATATCATTCTTTAAATCCCATCCAAATGTAAATGCAATTGGTGCTACAAATAATGATGGATCTGCAACTCTACCTGcaatctaaaattaaaaatatataacaaaaaaaaaataaaaaaaaaaataaaaaaatgaatttattttagtgatcattataattctttttttttttttttaatatatatatatatataatacaCTTACAACTAAATCaggatttaattttaaagcaTCAATTATAGCATCGGCACCTAAATATGTACAACCAACTTCCCAATTCTCTTCAATTGAATGTTGATCTGAATCTAATCCACCATCAACTGCAAACCCATTTGTActtgataattttatattatattttttattattattattattattattactattattttgattattatcattattatgtATATTTTCACTAATTACAACTATTTTAATATGATTTAAACCTAAAGATTTTGCAATTTCAAATGCTTCTTCACCTGCACCTTTTGGATCGGCTGCACCCATATTAGTGATGATTGTAacatttcttttctttgcaggtggtaataatgatgTTAACCACTCTTTTAAACGTGGATCGTAACCTTTACCATTGTTTTTCATTCTTCTTATGCTATCTGTCAAGGTTCTCTCTGCTAAACACTCTAATACTAAATAATCTAATTTACCCTTTTCAACTAATTGAACCGCTGGTGGTACCCTATCTCCTTGATATCCTGCACCACTTCCAATtcttaaaatatctttattcattttaattgttgttgttgttgtttgtttcatcttcattttctttttttttataaaaataaaaataaaaataaaaatatatttatatatttatttcttttttatttcttttatttatatgtatatatatatataagtctattatttgaatagattgtgttaatttatttattttttttttaatatttttttattttttttttagtggtTTTGTGTTGTGTGTGTTTGACAAAAGTGGGTGAAATTGTATTGTTTTTAAGTTTAAATAGTGTCGCTAAAGGTAGAggttttcaaaaaaaaagaaaaaaataaaaaataaaaaattaaaaaaaaaaaattaaaaaaaaaataaaaaaaaaaaataaaaaaaaaaaattttaaaatatgttATATTGTtggatatttatttattacgaTTCACGAACCAATTTGATAAGTATTTTTGAActtgaaatgaaaaataattaaagtattgaataataaaaaaagaaaaaaaatgaaatataataaaataaaatatgattttttaattttttataatttataacaaataaaaaaataaaattttaattaaaaaaaaaaaaatatgattttttaatttattataatttataaaattttataccctctttttaaaattttattatcatatttaaataaaaaaaaaaaaaaaaaaaaaaaactaatgaattaattaaaaaaaaaaaaaaaaaagaaaaaaaaaaaaaaaaaatatctatctAAACGTCATTTTAATTtggataaaataataaaaaaaataggggGAAAGATCGGTAAAtggaaattttttatttttttttttttttggtaaattattgtttttatacatattaaaaataaaaataaaataaaaaataaaaaaatagaaaaataaaaacagttggaccaattttaattttttatttgttttatttgatgttttcaataaaaaaaaaaaaaaaaaaaaaaaaaaaaaaaaaaattttacattACATATAGACAAAGAGGCACTCGAACTTTTTCGtttgttaaaaaaagatttaaaaatagattaaataaaagattatccttattttatttttttttttattttatttttttttaaacattaaaaaaaaaaaaaaaaaattttaaaaaaaaaaataaaaaaaaaataaaataaaaataaaaaaaaagatttttttttttaaaaaaaaaaaaaaaaaaaaaaactcctCCAATTGTGATCACTCAATTACAAAtacacaataaaaaaaaatatttataaataaactcATCACCCAACAACACTACCTACCCAATTAACCAACTAAATAACTAACCAACCAAACAGCaccaaacaacaacacccaaccaaacaaacaaataaataaataaataacaacaCTCGTAATACCATACACAACACATACCCAcactatatatatatataaatattattttatatataaaaaaaaaaacaacaacaacaactataTATAAAGAATGAATAcatcaacatttaatttGGATCATTGTATTGAAAAACTACAAAAATGTGAGATTTTACCagaatcaacaattaaagagATCACCGATAAAATGAAGGAGTTATTAATAAGTGAATCAAATGTTCAAGAAATCAGATCCCCTGTTACCGTTGTAGGTGATGTTCATGggtaaatttattataattattattaaacactttttttttttttttttttttttaaatttttcactAACTTTATTAactgtattattattatttaattttattatagtcAATTTTATGATGTTTTagaaatattcaaaattggTGGTCAATGTCCAGATACAAACTACTTATTTTTAGGTGACTATGTTGATAGAGGTTATCACAGTGTAGAAACTATATCACTCTTAACTTGTTTGAAATTAAGGTAAGggttaaaataataaaaaaaaaaataataataataataataataataacactttttttttttttttttttttttattaaaataataaaataaaataaaaaagatatccATCACGTATTACACTTTTAAGAGGTAATCATGAATCTAGACAAATTACACAAGTTTATGGTTTTTATGGAGAATGTATGAGAAAATATGGTAACCCAACAGTTTGGAAATACTTTACAGAGatgtttgattatttatcaGTTGCAGCAATCATTGATGAAGCAATCTATTGTGTACATGGTGGTTTATCACCATCTGctttatcaattgatcaAATTAAAGTTTTGGATAGATTCCAAGAAGTACCAAATGAAGGTGCTTTAAGTGATATCCTTTGGAGTggtaagatttttttttttttttatatatatatatatatatatatatatatatatataaatatatattaatactaacacttaaatatataaatttatatatttatttatataaatttagacCCAGATCCAGATAGAGAAGGATTTGTTGAAAGTCAAAGAGGAGCAGGTTATAGTTATGGTAAAGATGTTACACTAAGATTcttacaaaataataaaatgcaACATATCATTAGAGCACATCAATTGTGTATGGATGGTTATCAaacattatttgataataaactTTCAACAGTTTGGTCCGCTCCAAACTATTGTAATAGATGTGGTAATATGGCTTCAATTGTAGAGGTCAATGAAAAATTGGAAAGATATTTTAACACCTATGCTGCTGCTCCACAaagtttatcaaataaaccaACTTTAGAtacaaataaagaattacCTGATTATTTCTTGtaattctaaataataataataataataataataataataataataaaaataataataataataataataataatgataataataataataataataataataataataataataataataataaacaaacaacacaaacaaacaaacaacacaaacaaacaaacaaacaaacaaacaaacaaacaaacaaacaaacaaacaaacaaacaaacaaacaaacaaacaaacaaacaaacaaacaaacaaacaaacaaacaaacaaacaaacaaacaaacaaacaaacaaacaaacaaacaacaaacCATTTCATCTTTACGCAACCTTCATCATCTATTCCGAATCACCgaataataacaaataattaataatcaaaaaaaaaaaaagaaaaaaaaaaaaaaaagaaaaaaaaaaaaaaaagaaaaaaaaaaaaaatactctATCGACTATAAACtctttaaatagtaataataaataaaaatggatttCGTTATCCAATTTGTAATtctattgtaaaaaaaaaaaaaaagattctaTTTTTCAAagtttcttttatttttactcaTTGCAACATTTTCCAAGGATATTgtttgaaaagaaaaaataaaataataaaagtgcaaaatataatattaagtGTTTAAagatttggtttattttatttatatatttacaaGTAGACAAcaatttctattttaaagaattattattattaattattattgattattgattattattattattattattattattattcatatatatttaataactATTATCAGCATTGAAAGCTCTTGGAATTTTAGATGATGTAAAATTATGGACatgatttaattcatttaatttgtCTCTACAGAAATCTGCAACTTTTTGGTTTTCATTAGCATCTTCaccttttatttaaaaaaaaaaaaaaaagaaaaaaaaaaaagaaaaaaagaatattagttttaaaatttaattctaaaaaaagataaaacaatatttaaaaagagaaaataaaaaaaaaaaacatacctGCAATAGACCAATTGATTTGGAAAGTGAGTGGTAAAGTttcataaattttataagCATCTACAGCTTCATCTTTTGATAATGAAGTTTTCTTTACTTGggtttctaaatttaaaagagttTCTTTAACATCTAAAACTGATTTCTTTGCTTGAGCTGGATCGAAACAAACACCTTTAACAAATGTCATTTTATTATACTATTaagattattaattattatttaaagaaaataaggTGGCTAGTTTGTTGTATGAATtaatgagaaaaaaaaaaaaaaaattagtaaataaaaaattatttattttatatatatgttactattatttattatctattttgtttgttaaaattaccttttttttttaaagtgtcagggtttttataaaataaaaaataataaaaaaaaaaattttatttttataggaaaaaaaaaaataaaaaaaaaataaaatttaattaaaaatatcttttaaaaaaaaaattttcaaataaaataaaaaaaaaaatagatttttgaGAGGAGTATTCAGATGtttattatgaaaataatgaaatagtCAAATGTCACTTTTGGTGTGTGGAGGGGGTGTATTATAAAAAACTCGTAGAAATGTttatgtttttaatttttattttattttttttattttatttttttttttttttttttttttttttttgattaataaaaataaaggacaactatttttttttattttttttatttttatttttatttttatttttatttttatttttatttttatttttattttttttattttattttatattattttatttgtttataataatatctaattattagaaattatatttgtaattatttaGAAATCCACCAaccaaaaaagaatttaaattaaaaaataaaggtaaaaaaaaaaaaagtaaactgATCGtgtcctttttttttttttttttttcattggatatttaaatgaaaatagattaatatttactattttattatttttttttttttcactccAATTGTGccaaattacaattttttcccccttttttttataaacgatttaaatatgatataaccattattataaattattcaatgagttttcattttgaaatttaaatttaat encodes:
- a CDS encoding protein phosphatase, with translation MNTSTFNLDHCIEKLQKCEILPESTIKEITDKMKELLISESNVQEIRSPVTVVGDVHGQFYDVLEIFKIGGQCPDTNYLFLGDYVDRGYHSVETISLLTCLKLRYPSRITLLRGNHESRQITQVYGFYGECMRKYGNPTVWKYFTEMFDYLSVAAIIDEAIYCVHGGLSPSALSIDQIKVLDRFQEVPNEGALSDILWSDPDPDREGFVESQRGAGYSYGKDVTLRFLQNNKMQHIIRAHQLCMDGYQTLFDNKLSTVWSAPNYCNRCGNMASIVEVNEKLERYFNTYAAAPQSLSNKPTLDTNKELPDYFL